TCCATTAAATCCAGAATACTTTTTTGCAGTTTCTATAGCTTCGGCCATTGGTAATTCAATATTCCAATATTTTGATACAACATTAATTGGCAATGGAAGACAAATATTTTCTTCTTCAACAAGAGGCAATAGTAATTCATGATCTTGTTCCACAAATCAAAGATGTTTTTAGAGTTATTAAAATCAATCAGAGTGAACAGAATTTTTCAATTAAACTGTTACCGTCTTTGGTCATTTCTGGGTGAAATTGTGTTCCAAAAATTGGCTTTTTTTTATATTGAATGATTTCATATTTACAGTAATTTGATTCCCCAAGTGAGACTAAAATATCAGGTAATTTGGATATCTCAAATCCATGACTCTCAAATACATCTAGAGAATCACTGCAAATAGGATTGTCATTTAATATTTTGATCTTTTCGTTTCCCTTTTGAAGCGAGGAGGATTTTCTAATTGTTCCACCCAATGTAAGGGCCAAGATTTCAGCGCCATAGCAAATTCCAAGCAGTTTGATATTATTTTTAATAGAGTAATTAACTATTTTTGAATTAATTTCATTTGTCTTTTTTTCATTCTTTCTTCTTCCAGATAAAATAAAACAGTCATAGTTCTCAAGTGAGTTTAAGTCAAGAGATTGTGGAGTTTGTTTTTCAAACGGAATGTTTTTGTTTAATAAAAAATCAGTTAAATTTTTTGTATAAACAGAGCCGTTATCAACTACTAAGAGCAATTAGTTGCCTACCTCAATTGAAACATAGTGTATCTCAGATATTCCATCTTTGACAAAAATTGTTCCAATGTTGAGATTATTTTCTTCTTGCCACATGAATACTCTATCACTTCGTGGTTGTACAAAGTCATCAATGAATTCATTGAGGAATTCTTCAGTGTTCTCACGATCACTTTCAGTAAAGAATAACAACTCACCTTCATTAAATGACAGTGGGATCTGAATTGACGTAGGTTCAGATACTGTAATGCCATTTTCTTCAAATACACGTTTTATAATATCAATTCTGTCACTTCTAACTAATTCAACATAATTATCATCTGCAGTTGTTATGGTTGGTGCAACACCTGAAACTTTCTTCAAATATGATTCGAATGCTTTTTCTTGCGTTTCACCTAACCCAACAAAGTATTCTCCGTTAAATGCAGCTCCTACTGCTGCAATTGTACCTAGTTGTGCAACTACACCACCAGCTCCTGCTGTATATACAGGAATAAAGTAAACATCATGATCACCTACGCGATACAAAATGTTATCACCAATTCTTGGGTTTCGTAAAAGTGTCTTGAGTTGAGCAAATTCTGGATCTCTATCTAATGCTTCACTAACTGCTGTAGGCCCAATCAATTTGGTAGTAGAATTTAATGGAACTTCATAGAATTGCAAGTTTCCCAGATTAGTAAGATCATTTTCAACTACCATGTATCCAGCAAGATTTCTTCCTTGAGATCCTCTTAATTCAAGTGAAAGTAATCCTAGGAATTCAGTTTGTGCAAAGCCAGGAGGTTTGGCTTCAATATAGTATGTATCTAATCCGCGTGGGATTTCATAGAATTCATTTGCTTGAATGAATGTCTCAACGTCATCTACATGGTAGACGTTATACATCTCTGTTTTCCAATTAAATAATTCAACAGGGTATCTGATTTGTTCTTCTAACCAAGATGGCATTGGTTGGAATTGTTCAGAATATTGACTTGCAAACATTTCTGAGAAGAAATCATCTCCAGTCTTTAGTAATTGAATGTCACCATTGTAAGTGTCTACCAGTGCATATCCTACCAAACGCAAGTATGGATTTCCAACAGACCAAGGTACATCACGAGTGTCAAATCCAATAATTAATGGGACTAACCAGTAAGAGTTTGTTCCATCAGTAACAGGAAGTGAATCTAATTCATTTCCAAATAGATCATACAGGAAGTAAGGGTATAGTGTTTCCATTCTATCATGTACATCCTTGTATCTCATGATATGCACTGATTCAGCTGGAAAAGAAAGCAAAAAGTTTGGCTCAAATATCCAACTTAACGGTGGTGAAACATCTAATCCACCAATGCCCGAATAAGATACTCCTCCTAGTTCGGCACTATTTTGACTATCTCGTGAATTCGGATAGCCAGACCAAGTTTGCTCAAATAATCCGCCCTCACCATAGTAAATTTCTCTTTGTTTGAAAAATTCGCCACTATCAATAATTTGACCATCTGTAGCTTCAAGTGTTAGGAATCCGTTTGGGACATGGGTATATACCAAATGTTCGTTGTACCATCTATTTTCAAGGCTAACAGATGTTGGTAAAATTGGTTTCATAGATGCAGTCCAGTAAAGAGTATTGTTAAAGCGGAGAATGTCATTGTCTTCAAAGTCTACATATGGGATAAGACCAATCTCAGGCTTTAATTTTGCAAAGGCTGCTTCCCAATCCCAAACACGTATTACATCAAGCACATCACTATGTTGATTCATGTAATTTTTGATGTTGTTAGCAGAGACTGAGGTTAGTTTAACATTATGAGTATTTTCTTGAATATCATTTAGTTCACCAAGATATCTATTTACTCCTATTTGCTGAGCTGTGTATGGTCCCAAAAATTCAATTTTTTTAGCATCAGCTATACTGTTATTTACAGACACTACTCCTGCAACAATGATTGCAATAACAATTATACTTAGAATTCTAATGTAAACATCTCTCTTGAACATATGAGTTAGAACACGTGCTCTAATTCTATCAACTACAGAAAATGCAACTAGTGCAAATCCTATGAATAGTGTTCCACCAATGATATATCGCGTATTGTAATCAATTTGATCTGTAAAAAAGAGATTGAATCCTGCCCAGATTATCCCAATTCCAATTATTCCCTCTATTGTTGAAACGTAGTTTAGATATCTTGGCTTTCCATCGTTTGAATCTTGCAAAAAGGAAGTGATTACATTGATTATTCTATGAATTCCCACATACAAAACTAGACGTAATCCAATTGCTGCAAGTAATGGAGGAATTAAAATTACCAGTGCAGGGATCATTGGAACAACATTTTCAGCTGCATAGTTTGGATTGTTTCCAGGAGTAACAAAAGGCAATGAGAACAGTTTTGGCAGATTTTCAACACCCAAGTAATTTCCATCAATAAATGATACTGCTGCAAATCCGAACATGATGTTTGCAAAGAATGCGCCAAAAAGCAAGATTTTGGTAATTTGCCAAATTACAAATTGTAGAGATGATAGTCTGTATTCTTTGAAACTTGAGATGTTATTTGAGAGAGGTTGCTGTCCGCCGCTTCCAATAAATCCGATTCCAGTTCTAATCACATACCAAAAAATCGAGGATCTTCCAAAGATATTTATTCGAACTAGTGCAATTGCAGCAAGAATTATTGTAGAGACTAGCGTGTAATAGAGAGGTTTGGTAAACTGATCACCAAATTCAGTGAAATTCATTGATAAAATTACTGCCTGGTTTCCCACCATGGCAAAAATTACTATTCCAATAATGACTACAATGCCTAATCTGATGAATTTTCCAGCATCGGGAGGCGGAGCTTGCTTATCAGTAGAGGCACTATACATAGCTAAAGTTAGTTGAGATTCGGTAAATTAATGTCTTATCAGCAAAATTAAGCGATTCTTGCCAATTTTTTGCAAATCATATAGACTGCAGCAAATGTCGGAACTGTCACTTTTTCATTGTTGTATGGTCCAAATTTTTTGTTTTTTAGTTTAAATTCTATTGGGGAATTTGCAAAAACTTCCACCATGTCATCACTAAGGAAAGATGCTTCATTGTACGGATCAAACTTTGTTAGGTCTTTGCAAAGAATTTTTGTAAGGCCACTCTTGCTGTTAATAGAACCGGGAAGTCTGAAGATCCTATGTATATCCATTGTAACATTTGGATCAATTTTGACTCCAATGTTTTCAGATACATCATCTAAAGTTTTTTGAAAAGATGAATAGCCATTTACAAGTAGCTCTGAGATGATTTTCGAACGTTTTGATTTTGTTCCAAATACGTACTTTGAGAATCTTCCTTTCCATCCGTTATCATCAAAGTCTGGGAATGAGGATCTGTTTGGCTTGAATTTCTTCATTCCAAATGTTTCAGGTATTGCACCACGCAGCATGATGTAATCGGATAATTCTGATCTTTCTCTAGAACCAATCTTCTGGAATTGAGAGTTATACACATAAACATGAAATCCTTCATTGCCAGAGAAATAAACGTGAATGTTTTCTTTATCTATTGCAAAATCATCAACTAAAATTTCAGATAATTTTTCCACTTGGATTTTTGAGGAATCAATGCAATTTTTGCACGGTAGTGATTTTTTTTCTAGTTTTGTTGAATTACATTTTCTGCATTGTCTAGAATCATTTGAGACTTGACTGCATTCATTACATATTGATATTGTATGATTTTCCCTACATGGTAAATTGAGATCCTTAGCGTCAATATCAAAAATGAGATCTGCTTCTTTCCAGTCTTTTTCATTCATTGGTAGATTGGGAAATGAATAGTAAGCGTTTGAGCAATAAACATCAGAGGGGATATGTTGCATGAACAGCAAATGCAACTCCTTGTCGTCTTTGATTTGAATATGACGAGTCATTCCTGAATTGAATTTCTGGTAGCCGAATTCTCTTTCAGATGTTCGTTCTTGTACCCGAATTAGATCAAAATGTTCAAAATAATATTTTTTGAACGAGTCTTCCAGGAATTTAATATCAGAATCTTGCATCATTTTCTCTTTTTTCCAAATTGTAATGGGTTGATAATATTATCACATTCAGATGTTGCAAAACAGAGACTTTGTGTTTTTAATTTCTCACAGGAAGGACAAGAATATTGAGTTCCGCTGCCTGAAGTTCCAGCTAGATGATTAAGTTGGTAAAGAGTGACACGCGGATTATAATCTGGCGCGTTTTTGAAAAGCGGTGCTATTTGCTGAACAGACTGTCCCTTTGAGAGAAGAAACGTAGCTAACATAAATCGTCCTGAATGTGGCAGGTTTTCTCCTTTCTCAAGTATTTCAATTGCATGTTTGATGCACGGAGGATATTCACCAGTTGTTACAGTAAAAGTTGCAAATTTTTTAGACAGCAAAGCAAGTTTATTCACGGAATCTTCAAAACCAGGAATCATCGTAGGGGTTTTTGCATTAATAATTTTTGAATTGATGTATGTTCCCAATTCTTTTCTAATCAATCGGACAGTTTCATGCGGAGTTAAAAATACCAGTCCCTTTTCTACATGTCTGTTAATTAGCTTCCATTCTCTTTCATGAAAATTTATCGAATGTTTCAGATAATCAGATATTGGTATTACAAAGTAATCATCTTGTTTTTCAATCTGAACTGAAAAGAGATCATCGATTACTTTGATTGCAAGTTCTTTTTTTGATTCATCTGAAATATTTGACAGATCTCGTTCCAGATACTTTTCTGCACGTCTAGCTTCTGCCAGTGCAAATCTCTTGATCAGAGTATGCATACCACACAGTTTTAGCAACACTATTGCTAGAAGAAAAGAGAAGACCTCCCTTGGAAGCGCTGCCTCTTTTGACACATGATCACCTATTATATCAGATTTGTAGATTTTCCCGTCAGCTGCCACCAGTATCCTATCATATGCTTTGTCGATGAGTTGCTTTAGATCAGGATCTGTTCCAAATTGTTCTAGCGAAAATCCTTGATCTTTGAGATACTGACCAGCATCTGCCAAAAAGGGATACTTGGCAATTTCATCTTGGCCTAGTGCAATCATGATAATGATTCACTTGATTTACTTAAAAATCTGGTTTTTGATGCTGGTTTAAATTATGTTTTGAGAAATTGATGAAATATGCAGATCGGCTGTCACGTTTCAATTTCCGGTTCAATTGACAAAGCAGTCGATAATGCAGTTGAAAGAGAATGTACTGCTTTTCAGATATTTACCAGAAATCCAAGAGGATGGCATGCAAAAGAACTATCAAAAGAAGATATTGCAAATTTTAAAACAAAACTAAAGGCAAGTAAAATTGACAGATTTGCAACATGTGCACATATGCCATATTTGCCAAATCTTGCTACTCCAAAAGATGACGGATTTGAAAAATCAATCAGTATTTTGATTAACGAAGTAGAGAGATGTTCACAGTTAGGAATACCATATTTGGTTACACATCTTGGCAGTCATTTGGGAACAGGAGAAGAATCTGGAATTAAAAGACTAGTTGAAGGATTAACAAAAGCTGGAAAGACAAAAAACGATGTAATGATATTATTGGAAAATACTGCTGGCCAGAAAAATTCTGTCGGCTCTGACTTTAAACAGTTGGGCGAAATCTTTAGGCAATTAAAGCCTGCAAAGAAATTTGGCATCTGTGTTGATTCTTGTCATGCATTTGTTTCAGGATATGACCTGAGAACAGAAGAGAAAGTAAAGGAAACATTTGATGAATTTGATAAATATGTAGGAATTGAGAATTTGAAAATTTTGCATCTAAATGACGCTAAAGGTGAGCTTGGTTGTAATTTGGATAGACATTATCATTTGGGCTTGGGTGGAATTGGAGAGAAAGGAATTTCAGCTTTGGTAAAGTTTGCAAACAAGAAGAAGATTCCAATAATTTTAGAAACACCAATTGATGATGAAAGAGATGACTTTGAGAATATCAGAATAGCAAAGGAGCTTGCGTAGAAATTTATTTCATGGTTTAAGTGTATTGTATAATGAACTATGAAGAAGTAATGAAATTAGCACTTGAGCGTGGATTTTACTTTCCTAGCTGTGAAGTATATGCTGATGCTCAGGCTGGATTTTGGGAATATGGGCCATCAGGTGTAGGATTAAAAAATAAATTTCTAGAATTGTGGAGACGCGAACTAATCAGGCGAGACGGGATGCTTGAGATTGATGGCTCTCAGATAATGTCAAAATCAGTATTTGAGGCATCCGGACATCTTGGAAACTTTGCGGATCCAATAATAAAATGTACAAAGTGTAATTCTACATTTAGAGCAGATAGGACAATAGCAGACATTTCACAGATTGAAATTCCTGAAAGTGCAGATTTGGAAGAATTTGATAATGCAATTATTCAAAATAGTATAAAGTGTCCAAAGTGCAAAGGTGATTTTGAAAAGACCAAAAAATTCAACATGATGTTCAAAGTAGGCATTGGTCCTCAAGAAGAAGAGGCATATCTTAGACCAGAAACGTGCCAGTCAATCTTTGTGGATTTTCCCAGACTATTCAAAACAATGCGAGGGAAGCTTCCTCTAGGAATTGCTCAAGTTGGAAAAAGTTTCAGAAATGAGATAGCGCCAAGGCAGAGCTTGCTTAGATTGAGGGAATTTTATCAGGCAGAAATTGAAGTGTTTTGCAATCCATCAAAGTTGGAAGAAGTGGAAAACTTTGCAGAAATTGAAAATACAGTAATTCGAGTTCAGACAGACGCAGAACCAGTCGCCATGACTTGCAAAGAAGCAGTAGAATCTGGAATTATTCCAAACAAGTTTGTTGCATATTATTTGGGATTATTGACTGAGTTTTATGAAAAGACAGGAATTGACATTGCAAAAAGCAGATTCAGAAAACTTGGAGATAAAGAAAAGGCATTCTATGCCAAAGTTGCATTTGATTTTGAAGTAGAGACAACCATTGGGTGGCTCGAACTCGTTGCATGCAACTATAGATCTGACTATGATTTGTCCAGTCATGCTGCAAAGAGCAAGGAGAAATTCGAGGTTATGGATAATGATGACAAAGTATTACCCCATGTCTTTGAGATTTCAATGGGAATTGATCGTAGTCTTTACACAATTTTAGAGCACAGTCTCAAGGAAGATAAAGAACATGAGAGAGTGGTATTATCTATAAAACCATATCTAGCTCCAATTCACGTAGGAATTCTATCACTGGTCAAAAAGGATGGACTAAAAGAGAAAACCGATGAGATTTACCTTCAAATCAAGCGTAAATGTGATGCATTTTTGGATCATTCAGGTGCTATTGGTAGAAGATACAGAAGACTGGATGAGATTGGCGCACCATTTGCAGTAACAGTTGATCATCAGACTTTAGAGGATGAGACAGTTACTATAAGAAAACGAGATTCCATGGAGCAAAGCAGAATAAATATTTCAGAATTAGAATCAATTGTTGTAGAATCTATTGCATTTCCATAGATTTTAAAAATTTAGAATAATTACTTTCGTCCTTTTGCTTTGTTGTCATCTTTGTCATCTTTTTTGTCGTCTTTTCTGTCATCTTTGTCATCTTTTTTGTCGTCTTTTCTGTCATCTTTTCTGTCATCTTTTCTGTCATCTTTGTCATCTTTTTTGTCGTCTTTTCCATCGTGTCCACTCCTATATGGTACAACTTGAACATCGTCTAGAAAAGTTCCAAAACTATCAGATATTCCAATATCTACAAACTCAATTATGGTAGGACCTGTTGCAATGAAACTGTGTGTACTAGTTCTCCAATCAGAAGACATATGTGAAATTTTATTTATTTTTTCACCGTTGATATTTACCAATAATCCATTTGTTTGAGAATTGGTGTTTGGTCTTTCTTTAGATGCATAACTTAACATGTATTTGTATCCAGAAACAGTATCAATTGTTTGGGATATTTTTACTGAGCAATGTGCATCAAGTTCTGCATGTTGCAATCCCTCATCAGGACCACCAAGAATCTGACGTTCGATTTCTAATTCCGCAACACAATCATTAGATATAGAATTTACAGTCCAATGTAGATCAGGTGTTCCAGTTGGAAAGGTATTCCAACCATTATTGTTAGTAATTACAGGGGTTTCAAAGCTTCCGTTAAACACTAAATTACTATCAGGAATGGTGTTTAGATCACCTTTTTCACAATTAATAATTATGTTATCACCATTGTTACCTTTACAATAATCATAATCATCTCCGCCATCAATCAAATCATCACCGTTATTACCAGTGATACGATCATCACCGTTATCTCCAAATAATTGATCATCGTCTTGGTTTCCTACAATTTTGTCGTTTCCGTCTCCACCATGAATTTCATCCATTCCATTGTTTCCAGTGATATTGTCATCACCGTTATCTCCAAATAATTTGTCATCACCAGCATGTCCTCTAATCTTGTCATTGCCATCTCCGCCATGAATTTCGTCATTTCCGTCATGTCCGTTAATGTTGTCGTTTCCGTCTCCGCCATAGATGCAATCATTACCTTTCTTTCCATTAATTTTGTCATTTCCACCCAAGCCTAGAATTAAATCATCATCATTACTACCGTTAAGATTGTCTTTCGAGTCTGTTCCAACAATTACATTATCAAATTCACTGATGTCTTTTCCACAGAATTTCTGTGTCAAGTTAACAGTTGAAATGTCACTCTGAATTAGTTCATTATCAGAATTTACATATGATATAGAATATTCAAATGAGTCAGAACCAAAGAGAGGATCTGTTGGAGAGTAAGTAAAACTTCCATCTGAATTTAATGCGGCATTACCTTTGGTTGATTGAGTTTCCAAGTTGACATCTACAGGAAGAAGTGCAGATACTGGGTATACTACAGGTACTGTTTCTGTATAGAATGGAATTATGTCATTTTCTAATATTCCAATTGCAGGTATAGAAAGTACAGAATCACCATCTGAAACATAAGAATCACCAAAAGTAATCAGAACTATTTCATCAATGGTGTCATCACAGTTGTTATCGACATTATCACCAATGATTTCAGCAGCATCTGGATTAATTTCTGCAGGATCTATTCCAAAATATGGTGATTCAGGATTAGTTTGAACCCTATCATGACAATCAAATCCTATTCCTGGTCCAGTAACCCAACCATCGCCATCTTCATCTACACCGTCATCTATGGTTCCATCACAATTATCATCAATTCCGTTTCCGCCTATTTCGGTTGCACCTGGATTGATTGCAGCGTTGTTGTCATCACAGTCAGTGAATCCTGGTAAGACGTTTAGTGTTTCCTCTACATAACCATCAGAGTCACCATCGGTGAATCCATTATCAATACTTCCATCACAGTTGTTATCTATTGCATCACCAAATACTTCGGTTGCACCTGGATTGATTGCAGCGTTGTTGTCATCACAGTCAGTGAATCCTGGTAAGACGTTTAGTGTTTCCTCTACATAACCATCAGAGTCACCATCGGTGAATCCATTATCAATACTTCCATCACAGTTGTTATCTATTGCATCACCAAATACTTCGGTTGCACCTGGATTGATTGCAGCGTTGTTGTCATCACAGTCTATTGTTTGAGGACCAGCAGTTGTTGTAGCATAACCGTCCATATCAGAATCGGTGAATCCCTCATCAACTACTCCATCACAGTTGTTATCTATGTCGTCAAATACTTCGGTTGCACCTGGATTGATTGCAGCGTTGTTGTCATCACAGTCTATTGTTTGAGGACCAGCAGTTGTTGTAGCATAACCGTCCATATCAGAATCGGTGAATCCCTCATCAACTACTCCATCACAGTTGTTATCTATGTCGTCAAATACTTCGGTTGCACCTGGATTGATTGCAGCGTTGTTGTCATCACAGTCAGTGAATCCTGGTAAGACGTTTAGTGTTTCCTCTACATAACCATCAGAGTCACCATCGGTGAATCCATTATCAATACTTCCATCACAGTTGTTATCTATTGCATCACCAAATACTTCGGTTGCACCTGGATTGATTGCAGCGTTGTTGTCATCACAGTCATTGCCATTTGGTGCAGCCAGATATCCATCTCCGTCAACATCATTGAAAATATTTATTGTGATAGTAGTAAATTTTGTGTTACCACCAGAATCTGTAACAGTTGCTCTGATAGTATTAAGACCAAGAGTGGTTATTTGGTTGGAGACTGAGCCGCCATTTTGATTGGTTAGTTGTGGTAAAGGTGTTTTAGTCCAGATAATTGATGATGTCACAGGAACTTCATTGCCATATGCATTAACATCGATAGCAGTTCCAGTAAAAGTTACAGGAACTACATTGCCATGGTTACTGTTAGTTGCTGGAGAAGATATGGTGATTGATTTGATTGGACACTTGTCCACTGGAGGAGTTCCAGAAACTGTATTTCCTATAATCTTTCCACAAAGCTCTGGAGTAGGTGTAATTTGCCCATTTTGTAGAATTCCATCATTTTGTAGAGTACCAAAAATTTCAATCCTACCAGGATTTTTTAGTTTAATTTCTGCTTCGTTTAAAAATTCACTATTTGATAAAATTCTTAATGTTCCTTCAACGTTAACTTTTGTAGTTACAAAAGGATTACCAGAGTATAGATAAAATTGCCCACCAAATGAATCAGATGCATAGTTTTCAACTAATCCTTTGTTTGTAAATATGCCTTGTGACTGGATAAAATTTCCAGACTCTGTATTATGCAAAAAGCCCGATATGGTAAACTCCCGATCATCATCTGTATTTATTGTTCCAAAATTTGTCAATTTACCGTTTAATCCAATATTATATCCCCCAAAATTATTTAGTTCACCGTAATTGTTTAATTCGCCAGATATGCCTATGGGTGTATCCTGATTCATAATAACGCCATCAGCTAAATTCTCAATAATTCCAGTTGTAGATACCTCAAAACTAGAATCTGAAATATTGATGGTTCCTGAATTAATCAAATCACCAGAGATGTTAAACTCAACTACATTAAATTCCATCTCTGCTGAATTATTCAAAGTCCCATCTACTGAAAGACCGGCTTCATCCACGACCATTGATCCGTTGTTTTCAAGGGAAATAGAATTTGGTATAACAAGTGTAACTTCAGTGATCTCCAACTCATCATCACTAGTAAGAACAAAATCATTATCAAGCTCACATACTCCATCATCATCATTCCATGATCCAGGAAATCCACCAGATGCACCACAATCCTCATCATCTTCAATGCTATAATTAATAGCGAATGAATCATGAATTCCGACTATACTAAAACCAACTACAGTTAACAATAGTAATGAAAGCATCAACTGTGTCATGAAGTGCTCATGATATTTTGTAATAAAAGAGTTATCGAAAAATCCCAAAGATGGGTATTGCCAAAATGGAAGATTTTGGAGTTACAGGTACCAAGTTGGAGTGTTTGACAATAATTTTAAGAACATAAAATCACGGATTTGATCCATTATGTGATTTCACAGTAATTATTTCAGAGTGATATCTGTATTTTACCTTCACTAAAGTATCATCAGTTGCATGTGCTTGTGGAATAAATCCATCTTCAGTCT
The nucleotide sequence above comes from Nitrosopumilus sp.. Encoded proteins:
- the glyS gene encoding glycine--tRNA ligase, which translates into the protein MNYEEVMKLALERGFYFPSCEVYADAQAGFWEYGPSGVGLKNKFLELWRRELIRRDGMLEIDGSQIMSKSVFEASGHLGNFADPIIKCTKCNSTFRADRTIADISQIEIPESADLEEFDNAIIQNSIKCPKCKGDFEKTKKFNMMFKVGIGPQEEEAYLRPETCQSIFVDFPRLFKTMRGKLPLGIAQVGKSFRNEIAPRQSLLRLREFYQAEIEVFCNPSKLEEVENFAEIENTVIRVQTDAEPVAMTCKEAVESGIIPNKFVAYYLGLLTEFYEKTGIDIAKSRFRKLGDKEKAFYAKVAFDFEVETTIGWLELVACNYRSDYDLSSHAAKSKEKFEVMDNDDKVLPHVFEISMGIDRSLYTILEHSLKEDKEHERVVLSIKPYLAPIHVGILSLVKKDGLKEKTDEIYLQIKRKCDAFLDHSGAIGRRYRRLDEIGAPFAVTVDHQTLEDETVTIRKRDSMEQSRINISELESIVVESIAFP
- a CDS encoding UPF0182 family protein — translated: MYSASTDKQAPPPDAGKFIRLGIVVIIGIVIFAMVGNQAVILSMNFTEFGDQFTKPLYYTLVSTIILAAIALVRINIFGRSSIFWYVIRTGIGFIGSGGQQPLSNNISSFKEYRLSSLQFVIWQITKILLFGAFFANIMFGFAAVSFIDGNYLGVENLPKLFSLPFVTPGNNPNYAAENVVPMIPALVILIPPLLAAIGLRLVLYVGIHRIINVITSFLQDSNDGKPRYLNYVSTIEGIIGIGIIWAGFNLFFTDQIDYNTRYIIGGTLFIGFALVAFSVVDRIRARVLTHMFKRDVYIRILSIIVIAIIVAGVVSVNNSIADAKKIEFLGPYTAQQIGVNRYLGELNDIQENTHNVKLTSVSANNIKNYMNQHSDVLDVIRVWDWEAAFAKLKPEIGLIPYVDFEDNDILRFNNTLYWTASMKPILPTSVSLENRWYNEHLVYTHVPNGFLTLEATDGQIIDSGEFFKQREIYYGEGGLFEQTWSGYPNSRDSQNSAELGGVSYSGIGGLDVSPPLSWIFEPNFLLSFPAESVHIMRYKDVHDRMETLYPYFLYDLFGNELDSLPVTDGTNSYWLVPLIIGFDTRDVPWSVGNPYLRLVGYALVDTYNGDIQLLKTGDDFFSEMFASQYSEQFQPMPSWLEEQIRYPVELFNWKTEMYNVYHVDDVETFIQANEFYEIPRGLDTYYIEAKPPGFAQTEFLGLLSLELRGSQGRNLAGYMVVENDLTNLGNLQFYEVPLNSTTKLIGPTAVSEALDRDPEFAQLKTLLRNPRIGDNILYRVGDHDVYFIPVYTAGAGGVVAQLGTIAAVGAAFNGEYFVGLGETQEKAFESYLKKVSGVAPTITTADDNYVELVRSDRIDIIKRVFEENGITVSEPTSIQIPLSFNEGELLFFTESDRENTEEFLNEFIDDFVQPRSDRVFMWQEENNLNIGTIFVKDGISEIHYVSIEVGN
- a CDS encoding DNA primase, which produces MIALGQDEIAKYPFLADAGQYLKDQGFSLEQFGTDPDLKQLIDKAYDRILVAADGKIYKSDIIGDHVSKEAALPREVFSFLLAIVLLKLCGMHTLIKRFALAEARRAEKYLERDLSNISDESKKELAIKVIDDLFSVQIEKQDDYFVIPISDYLKHSINFHEREWKLINRHVEKGLVFLTPHETVRLIRKELGTYINSKIINAKTPTMIPGFEDSVNKLALLSKKFATFTVTTGEYPPCIKHAIEILEKGENLPHSGRFMLATFLLSKGQSVQQIAPLFKNAPDYNPRVTLYQLNHLAGTSGSGTQYSCPSCEKLKTQSLCFATSECDNIINPLQFGKKRK
- a CDS encoding DNA primase small subunit domain-containing protein gives rise to the protein MQDSDIKFLEDSFKKYYFEHFDLIRVQERTSEREFGYQKFNSGMTRHIQIKDDKELHLLFMQHIPSDVYCSNAYYSFPNLPMNEKDWKEADLIFDIDAKDLNLPCRENHTISICNECSQVSNDSRQCRKCNSTKLEKKSLPCKNCIDSSKIQVEKLSEILVDDFAIDKENIHVYFSGNEGFHVYVYNSQFQKIGSRERSELSDYIMLRGAIPETFGMKKFKPNRSSFPDFDDNGWKGRFSKYVFGTKSKRSKIISELLVNGYSSFQKTLDDVSENIGVKIDPNVTMDIHRIFRLPGSINSKSGLTKILCKDLTKFDPYNEASFLSDDMVEVFANSPIEFKLKNKKFGPYNNEKVTVPTFAAVYMICKKLARIA
- a CDS encoding deoxyribonuclease IV, which encodes MQIGCHVSISGSIDKAVDNAVERECTAFQIFTRNPRGWHAKELSKEDIANFKTKLKASKIDRFATCAHMPYLPNLATPKDDGFEKSISILINEVERCSQLGIPYLVTHLGSHLGTGEESGIKRLVEGLTKAGKTKNDVMILLENTAGQKNSVGSDFKQLGEIFRQLKPAKKFGICVDSCHAFVSGYDLRTEEKVKETFDEFDKYVGIENLKILHLNDAKGELGCNLDRHYHLGLGGIGEKGISALVKFANKKKIPIILETPIDDERDDFENIRIAKELA
- a CDS encoding type 1 glutamine amidotransferase: MLLVVDNGSVYTKNLTDFLLNKNIPFEKQTPQSLDLNSLENYDCFILSGRRKNEKKTNEINSKIVNYSIKNNIKLLGICYGAEILALTLGGTIRKSSSLQKGNEKIKILNDNPICSDSLDVFESHGFEISKLPDILVSLGESNYCKYEIIQYKKKPIFGTQFHPEMTKDGNSLIEKFCSL